The DNA segment ACAAATGACCTCGATTATCTGCAACTGACAGTAATCCTACACCACCCCAAGTTTCGTAACTTAAACCCAATCTGCGGCCATCAGGATAGGTGACACGAACCATCTTATAGACGGCCGTTCCATCATCCGCTGTTGATTTCTTATACTGAAAATCGTAAACAGTCCCGAGATTGTTGACTGAAAAAGAAAGGTTTGTGATTGTTGTTGAGCCACTATACATGATCAACTTACGATCACGATGGTCAGTTGATATAGAGCCGATATTATCCGCGCCGCCAGCATTACCATCGCCTCTAGCGATATAAGCCGCTTCAAAGATCAATGGTGTCGGAGAATATATTCTCTGAACACTCCTAGTGTTCAAGTTCACAATATAATATGTGTCATCTTTATCGCCAGGTAATCTCAGACGCATAATAGCTTGAACACCATCACCAGCAGGTGCTACTAATACATAATTGTTATAATTATCCGTCCAACCTCCTATGGATTTCAAACCATTGGTCATATCATCGGTACGATTCTGATTATAAGATAAGGTTGTTTCGTAGTGCCTTGAATACGTTAAAGGACCTGTAATATCTGTTTTATCGTATTCTGTCTCCTCACTAAGAAGATCACGACCTACAGTACAGCTCTGTGTATTAGGCATTTGTGCGGCTTTATATTGAGATTCCGCCATCGCAGCATATGCGGAACTATGCAAAATAATAAATAAAATACCCATCAAAATAGTGACAAACATCGAAAGCTTTCGGATTGATTCAGATTTGTTCTTTCCAACTTGCTTGTCGGCACTATTGAGTATCATCATTTTGATTATTCACATAAATTATAAAGTCGGATAAGAGGATCACTAGAGGACACTCTTGCAAAAAAAGGGAGGATCGTTATGAGTATGGGTTAACTTGCAGATTGCACAGGTCTAGGCAAGTCTTTGAAATCACCGGGTTGATTCGCTAGATCAATCGCTTCTTGCTGATGTTGTTTTGTGATCTTGTCGGCTTTACTTTCACAGCCAGCCAAATTCATCAATAATAGAATAGAGATCGTTGCCCAAGTGCAGCCAATCAATTTTATACTGGGTATATTGCTCAACATTCTGTTTTCCATGAATGAACCTGCCTCTTAATGCTGCTAATAGAATTTTATTGAATGGTTAAAATTACAATAACTATACCATAATTAGCATAAATTTGAACGAATTGCGGCATCGATAATGCAACAAAATCGGCATTGATACGATTAAGCGATTAACTGGTTCACCAAAAACAACAAACCCGCACAATGGCGGGTCTGGTGCTTAGAAATTTAGTTACACGCGCTCGAAAGCTATCGTCTAAATCTCCAATGCCTCATCAGATAGACGCCACACTATCATCTTAGTTGCAAGGAAAAATCCTTGATCACCTGGCAGGCTTTCCAGAGTTCGATAAGGTTGAATTATTTTACCGAAGCCTTAGGGAAATGACTACAATCTGTAAACAGCTAGAGCACTCACTATCCTAGTTTGTAAAGGTAACTTATTTCAGAGCAATAACATGATTAAATTAAATAAAACTATATTTTTCACTTAAGCCCAATTCAGTTCGTTCGGCAAGAAAAATATTTTTCTTGCGCGTGGGTACGACTCTGAAAATAACGACTCAAACCCGCTTGATTGCCTCCCGTTGTTCTTTCAGCATGTCATTAGATTCTTTAACCAGCCGCCGTAGCTCTTGACGCAAACCGCCTTTGTAGGCATTCATAGCGCTAATTGCTTTGCCCTCTGGAGTTTTTGCGCCTGTGGATTTAAGCCATGGTTTAACGCGGATGATGAGTTCACGCTGGGCTTGGCGTCGTTCCTCTGTCCATTCGCTCATGAGTTGACCTCTTGCTTGTTGCTAAGCTTGCTCGGTACTGATTCGCTTTGATTGTGAGCGAGTACATCATGAGCTTGCTGGGGTTGCGTTGCAGGAGCGCCATTGTTGATCTGCTGGTTCTGGGCAATATTGGCTGTCTTGGCATAGACCACTGGCGGGTTCTTGACGGCTGCAAGTGTTTCCAGTGTAGCGCGACATTGGCTCTGGGCTTTCAGCGCGAGGCGTAGAAAGGTTTCGTATTGCTTGACGTATTCTTGACTCGATGCCTTGCGTGCCAGACTGACAAATAGATTATTTAAGGCAATCGACTGACTCATGAGCAAACGCTCGGTATGTTCCATTGAATTGTCTTGTATGAGTTGTCGGGTGGCTTCTTTGCAGGCGTCAATCATGTGATTGAAGCTGACATCATTCCCCGTATAGTTTTTACTATACGCTTCAGTGACGGCGGCACTGCTGACTTCGGGGGATAATAGCCATCCAGCGGCTTTATCTTTCTTCTCTTTTTCGGTCAATTTTGAGTCCAGTTCGAGAATGGCTGTTTTGGTCTTTGTAGTCATGGATTTGCTCCTATGCGTCATGCATTATGTATTTCACGGTTTAAATCTGGCTTTCGATGTGCATCATGTACACCAAGTGCACTTTTTTCAGTGAATCGGGGCTGTTTTAGGCTGTCGGGTGTATGTGGTGTACTTGATGCACTTGGTTCGGTACTTTTAGGCTCGGTTTTGTATGTCGGTGTTTCATAGCGCAAGGTGCAGCCAAAACCATTTCTGCTACGTTTGGTGTCCTTGCTAAGATAGATGCCGATCTGTCGCATGGCAGGCTTGAGACGTTGGATCAAGTCGGCTAATCCCTTGGCAGATTTCACCCATGTGTCGTTATCCTCGCGGTAGTGTTCCAGCTCGTTGAGTAGCTGCTGCACCGTACCGACAAAGCCACTGGGTCTTTTTCTTAACAGTTCCTGCATGGCCATGGCGACGGGGGAAGCCTCTAACGTACGATAAATGCCATCTTTGCGCCGTTCTCGATAATCGTGAAGGAAAGTTTTGGCAGGTTGGCCGTGCGCCTGATAGACCGCTTCACCCAACAACGTAAAATCCGCCATACGGGGTAGGCGTTCGTCGGATAGGTCAACATGTGGTAGCTGGGCGAGTGCACTTACAAACACGTCCAGCAAGCTGCTAAAAATCCCTGAGTGATGGATTTGCCAATAGTCGTCGAGTTCTGATTCGGTCACGGTATTGGATAGCACGGGCAGGTCGATATGAATCGCACGGTCGAGTAAATCCTGCGCAGTGACGATGACAGAGATACCATTTAGGATGATGGGCTTTTTAAGGTCGATCACCGTTTCATCTGTATTGGTATATAGGGTGCGACTGGCAAAGCCGCCGCCAGTGGCAAGGGTACAGAGGGCGTCCTGATAGTCTGCCGATAGGTGAGACAGGTTTTCATAGCTGACCAAGTGACTATTACGGGCATTGATAAAAACGTCATCCTTGTTCTTAGGGGCGGTGCGTAGGTTGCTGCGATTAGGGTCAATCAGATTTCTAAGGGCGTCCTGTGTTGAGCTTTTGGCGCTGCCTTGTTCGCCTGATAGCTCCAGCACGACATAGGGTGTTTCGGGTCGTAGACATTCCAGTAGCCACGCCACAATCAAGAGGCGTTCCGATTCGGGGATGTTGGCGACTGCCCATAGGGCATTTAGATTGCCTGCGCCAGCGGTAGGCATTGGTAGCTGGCGCATTGAAGATGATCGGGTAAAAAGTACAGACGGCTGATCGATCACTTGCCAGCCTTGCGCACTGATCTTGACGGCTTGCCATGTGTCGTTGCATAAGTCTAGCCAGTACGCGCCGTCATGCTTGGCGGTACGGCAGTTGACACTGACTTGATCTCCGTCAAACTTGGCGCGGCCTGAAAGTGAGCTGATTGCGGCTTTGAGCGATAAATCGCTCGGGGCTGTGCCTTCGCTTTTGTAGTAGGCATAGGATAGCCATTCTTGAAACGACTTGCTGTTGAGATGCCAGCATTGCCGTACGTTGCCCACGGTTAATATCGCGTATGGTTCTGAGTCGGGATCGTGCACGAAGGTACACGCCGATGATGCCACGTCGATCAGCATTGAACAGGTATCGTTATAGCCACTTTCATCGGATTGACCGATAATCTCGCGTTCAATGTCTGCCAGCTTGACCGCTTTACACTGTTTAAGTCTGACCCGTAAACGCGCCCATTCAGGTTTGCTGGTCATGTAAATGTGCTGAAATGCTGCGAGGGTCTGCGCTTCCCACAGTGCACCGACGTTCGGATTGTCACGGTCATTGGCCTGTAGAAAGGCATATTCAATAGTGGCAAGTGCGTCGGTGGTCTGGGTGTGGTCTGCTGCATCTGTGAGTGCTGTTAGCTCGGCTGTTAACTCTGATGTGGGTTGATACTGATTTATTGGTGCGGTAAGCCCTAAAACTTGTATGGGTAAGTCTTTAAACCACGCTTGATAGGTCGTCGCTATATCACAACCTACAGGCGCGTAGAGCTGCGCATAGCCAGCCATAGACCATGACTTGATGACGTGGGTCATATTGCCGCCGTCTTTAGGCACAGGATCATGCTTGCCGCCATAGTCGCGGGGTGTGAACGTTAACAGGCAGGGTAGGCCAGTGCGTGAGATTGCAAAGGCTGCCTCTGGGCTGCTGACCACGAATAGCGGTTTATCTTTGGCGGGTGTGCCAAGGACTGTCGCGCCGACGGGGTAAGGCTCTGGATAGTACACGGGTTTATCGGCACGAAATGGCGATAGGAAGGCGATACCAACGATTGCGCGCTTACTGTCGTACATGGGCAATGCCAGCCAGCCGCCTACCGATTTGCCGCCTATGTCGCCGTCTGCGTGCGATGTATAGAACGGCGTAGCTGTCAAGCCGTATTGCCCGTAGACGTCGTGCTGGGCGTCGGCACGGGGAAATGTTGCTAATAACGTCTCTGGGGTGGATTGCTCTGGGGGCTTCATAGTTTATCCCCGTGCTGCTTTTTTTGACTCGATCCATGCGGTCAGTTCGTCTGCGTCGTAGTAGACGGGTGACTGTCGGGTCTCGCCTAGCTTGATGGGTTTCGGGAAAGTAGGGTCTTTGGCTGCGAGCTTGAATAGCCCGTTTCGGCTCATGGCGAGGTCTTTGCAGACGGTGGCTTGTTTTTTGAGTGGCATATCGTAATCCTCATAGTGCACCGTTCAGGGGGAAGCGGTGCGGTATGAGGGATCTAAGCAAATGCTTATGCTGTGAGAGCAAGCGTTAAAGGTGTAAGGGCATTCAATATTTTTGCTATCACACCATATTTAAAGTATTGTTTATGAATGTTTTTAATGGGTAATATCTTTAATTTGTCTTAACAGCTTTACCCCACCTTTCTTTGCGCTGGGGTGACGGCAAATTTTGTCGATAGCATCCTGTATCTGCTTTGCTTCTATATGTGGATGGTTCTCTCTGATCCAACTCGTAACAGTTTCTTGCTTTGGTGGGGGCATTGTTTCTGGATCAAAACCGACCCAAAAATGCTTGACAACTGCTTCCGCGACTTCAAGAGCTGGAGTTGAATATGACGATATCAGTACATGATTGTTGGCTTGGGGAGTGCTTATGGGCGCTGCGTAGTTGATGGCTGGTGTCATTGGTTCTATATAACCGTTTTTATTCAGCCATTTTTCTAACCCTTTTCTGCTGATTTTTGTTTGATGGACAACAATATTATCTAGATCTTCTAGCCCTAAATTTAAAGGAGTAATATTTTCAAACCATTGAGTATAGTCGTTTTCTCTGCTGACAAATGCTATCTTGCAATCAATTTCACTAGTACAGACAGCTTGCTTAATTGCCCTAATCATAATCGCCGCGTGTTTCCAATTGGATTGTTCATTCGTTTTAAGAGAACCAATCAAAATACTTTCATCTCGAATACATTCATAAATGAGAGGGTCAATTCCTGCTGTTAGCAATGCTGCCTCAACAATGCTAAACAACTGTATATCTTTCCAATGAGTCAAGTCTGGATTTCCAGCTTTGCCGTGCAACTCCCGTAATGTCGCCATTTTTCACCTCCAAAAATGCTATCTAGTAACTTTGCTAGATTGGTGGCATGAGCCTGCCATTTCATTTTTAGTTTATCATAAGATTTATCTTACGAAAACGTTTGGTGGCGTGTGGTGCAAAGTTTCTAGCTAGCGACTTTTGGAAATGGAACAATTTTAACGCCGTTTAGTCTTTCTTTGATGATCAATCCATAATCATGCGGGGTAGTGTGCTCTTGACGATTTTGGTCTAGATAGTCGCTCCACCAGTTCATCATGCTGCGTCGCTCTTCTAAAAACTCTGCCATGTGTGTATATGCCCCGCGTACTTCGTTGCGCTCCTTGTGGCTCATCTGGCGCTCAACTGCATCTTCACTGTAGAGTTTGGACTGAATCAAGGCACTACAGGCCATGCCTCTAAAACCGTGTCCACAGACATCTGTTTCAGTGTCATAGCCCATTCTCTGCAAAGCCTTGTTCACCGTATTTTCACTGATAAACTTTTTAGGGTCATCACGACCAGGGAACACGTTTTCATAGTTGCCGCTGTATTGCTGAATTTGTCGTAAAATTGCGATTGCTTGAGGGGACAGTGGAACAAGATGCTCCTCTGCCATCTTTGCGCCACGGTCAGAATAACGCACACCCTCTACAGCTTCACGACTTGCGGGGATTACCCATTGCTGCCGATCAAAATCTATTTCTGTCCAGCGTGCAAAGCGTATCTCGGATGATCTACTGAATACATGCAGTGCAAGTAGGGTGCAAAGGCGGGTAATTGGTGCGCCTCGTTGGTAAAGGTCAATGCGATGGAAAAACTCTGGCAGACGGTCATGTTTTAATTGTGGATAGTGCTTCTTTTTCTTGGCAATCAATAAGCCATCCATTTCACGGGCAGGATTATGTTTTACATATCCTTTCTGAATTGCATAGCTAAATATCCGCACAAGGTGAGCTTTCAAGTCACGCGCTACACGGTTGATGCCTTTATCGTCAATGGCGGTAATGGCTTGAGCAATGTCTTGCGGTTCAATGTTATCAATAGGCTTGTGACCTATGAGGGGAAATAAGTGATTTTCAAATTTCCGCATGGTCTTTAGAGCCGTATCATCTCCCCATGCTCCTTTGAGTGTTAGCTCGGCATGCCATGCGCGGGTAATTTTTTCTAATGAATGGGCGTTTTCTTTCTTTGTTAGCTGTAGTTCTATTTGTTCTTTGGGGTCTATGCCGTTAGCCAGCATAGATTCAAATTCACGCCGCTTGTCCCTTGCCATTGTCAAGGTAACGGCGGGGTAGTCGCCTATGGTGATGATCGGTGTCCCATTGTGGTTTTTATAGCGGTAGCGCCACGTTTTTGTACCCGACGGATTTACACGGAAGATCAGACCGTCACCATCGAATAGTTCATATCTACTTTGTTTTGCCTTTGCGGCAACACATTGAGCATCTGTTAGGGGCTTGGTGATTTTTGCCATGATAAAACCTCATGAAAGCGGGGTGCTCATTTGGGTGCTCATTATTCGTGGCTGTATTATGGCATATGGATTCGTATGGTGCATAAAAAAAGGCCTAAACCCTTACGGTTTAAGCCTTTAGTGATTCATATGGAGTCATGTTGCAACGTATGAAATCGTGTAAATGGTGGGGATGGAGAGACTCGAACTCTCACGTATTGCTACGCCAGAACCTAAATCTGGTGCGTCTACCAATTTCGCCACATCCCCAGCGGCGCGTATCATAACAAGATCGATGATAACTAGATAGCCTTAGTCTGATGGTTTTATGCATTTTTGTGATTGGAAGGCGAAGAATTAATCACTTGATGCTTGAGTTGTTGTTTCTATCTGATTGATAAACGACTTACCCTCTTTATAAAGGGTATAACACTGTCCAATTGGATCAAGATGATCATAAAGACGCAATGTAATGGTCTGCCTTCTTGAAAAGTCTCCGTAAGGATGGCCTTCAGGAAATCTCTGAGATATTCGTTCTTTAACCCGTTTTAAAATCCAAGGATGAGCCTCAATTTCAATATGGAGCAGATGTGCCTTACGTCCATTTTTTTGAACCCATATCGCTAGCTCATCACTCATACGCTGAAAATGATTGGAAAACTCTTCAAAATCGTCTGCACTAAATTGCACAGTTCTTATTATTTTTCTAAATAAAAATGAGCCCGTTTGCTCATCTGAAACAATATAAAAATGATGCTTCGGATCTTGTTGTAATGTTGACATTTGGCTTTCCAAATTTCAAATCAGGTTTCAAGTCAATTGAAATAACTGCACAAACAAGAATGACATCGCTGATAAAGTTCTTGTTTGTGCTATTGGTTTAATTCAGGTAATTAATCGACGCGAAGCAGTTCATTCAAACCAGTTTTTGAGCGGGTTTGGGCATCTACTTTCTTTACAATAACCGCAGCGTAGAGGCTATATTGACCATTCGCAGCGGGTAAATTACCTGCAACAACAACCGATCCAGCAGGAACGCGACCATATGTAACTTCACCAGTTTCACGGTCATAAATTTTAGTGGATTGACCGATATACACGCCCATAGAGATGACAGAGCCTTCTTCAACGATCACGCCTTCAACGATTTCTGAGCGTGCGCCGATGAAGCAATTATCTTCGATAATCGTTGGGTTTGCTTGCAGCGGCTCAAGTACTCCGCCAATACCAACTCCACCGGACAAATGGACATTTTTACCAATCTGCGCACATGACCCAACTGTTGCCCATGTATCGACCATAGTACCTTCATCAACATATGCACCGATATTGACATAAGAGGGCATCAAGATCACATTGCGAGCAATGAAACTACCTTTACGGGCTACAGCTGATGGCACAACTCGGATGCCGGCGGCTTGAAACTGTGCTTCATTCCAGTCGGCAAATTTAGTTGGTACTTTGTCATAGTATTGAATGGAATCACCGCCACTCATCGGGACGTTGTCATTCAGGCGGAATGAGAGTAATACGGCTTTTTTGAGCCATTGATTGACTTGCCATGCGCCATCGATCTTCTCAGCAACACGGAGTGAACCATTGTCTAATCCTGCAAGTGCTGCTGCAACGGCATCGCGCACATCTTGTGGTGCGTTGCTTGGAGAAAATTGGAGGCGATCTTCAAACGCTTGTTCGATGAGGCTGGCAAGTTGAGTCATAGGAGAGTCCATTTAATATCTGTAAAACAAGAGAGAAGCTAATAAATTCGTGAGGGATTGTAGCTTAAATTCGCGGAGGATTGTTAATCTACCGCGTGGCCACCTATGTTTTTCATGTGCTTTTCTTTCATCACCTTATCGACTGATCAATAGATAAGTCTCTAAAATCTATAAACTCTTTAAATTTACTTATTTCTAAAATGCTATGGATTAGCTTTGCTCTGATAACCATCAGTCAGTGTCCCCAAGAAGGTGATAAGGTCTTGAACGTCGGCATCAGACAAAACCGGTAAGCTGCCGACTGTTTTAGTGAATGGAGCATCACTAAAGTTAATATTATTTTGGTATTTGGCGGGTAGATCATTGAATTTATCGACTGTTCCATCCGCACGTTTGGGATAAACCCGTTCAGGGCGGGTATCTCGGTTAACGTAAAAATTAATGACGTCTTTTAGACTATGATATTTCCCGTTATGAAAGAAAGCCTTGCGTAATGCAACGTTGCGTAGAGTGGGCGTTCTAAATAGACCACAATTACTAGATTGTGTCACGTATATATCTGTTCGACCTGGACCGCATATCCCAAGATCGAAAAATGCTGGATTGTTATTTGCTTTGATTTCAAAGTTACGTGGAACACCAAGAGCGACATACTCATAATCAGTAAATAGAGGTGGTCTGCCATCTGCGCGAGGTTTATCGAGATGGCATGCTGCGCAGTTGCCTTTTTTCGGATCATCAAATAACGCCAATCCGCGCTTTTCTGCATCAGTTAGTTTTACTTTTTGTTGTAAATATAGATCGTATTTGCTGTTGTAGGCGGAAAATACTCGATCCTCTGACTGATAGCGAGCAATGAGAAACATGACTTCAGAAAGAAATAAGTCATCATTGGCAATTTTTTGAGGATCGATTAACTTTTTAAGATCATTGAAATAATTTAGTTTTTTTATGCTCTGGATGAGTTCTTTTTTTGAGGAGTTTGCCATTTCAAGTGGATTCATGAGTGGGCCGATGGCTTGCTGTTTCAGAGAGCTCGCCCGCCCATCCCAAAAAAGGCCTCCATGCGGTGTGAGGAGTTTGGAATGATTGTTATTGACCGTTATTACCCGTGGGTGGTCATCATCACTCGGTCCGATGGCAAATTGTGGAGCTTCTTTAGCATAGGTCAGATTAGGCGCAGCGCGGATTCCTTGTAAATGAAGATCTTTTCCACCCAGTTGTACTGCTAGAGCATTGGGTGGGCCAAATGCATAGGAGGGATTATGACAACTTGCACAAGAGATTTTTCCTGATGCGGACAGGGCAGGCTCAAAAAATAGTTTTCTCCCCATTTCTGCGCGAGTGCTTAAGGGAGTAGATGTATATGGATCGTAATTAACCTTAATCTTATTCTGTTGTGAATCTTCCTGTTTATTGGAGCCACAAGCACTGAGTAGGACAAGAATACATGCCATAGTGATGATTCTAATTCTCAATATCGGTTGTTTGATTGGATTAGAAAGGCTGTATTCAGGCATGCGTAATGAACTCGTATTACAAAGGTCAATTAGCCTATCGAAATATTATGACGATAATAATACGGCTTAGATTGGGTTTCTATTAAAAAAAGTTTAAATAATTATTATCATCCAATTTATTACTTTAAATTTATTATTAAATAAACCCTGGCTAGAAAGTGTATACAGCGTCTTCATTTTCTTAGGCTTGTCATCTCTTGGTAATTGATTTGTCACTATATCCGGTTAATTTATGCACTGTTTAAATTATCTGTGCAGAAGTAAATGCAATGCCGAAATCTCAGCCCCCAGAATCAAAGCCTCCCCAAAAGAATCGTAAAAAAATATTTATCATTTCTGGGAGCCTCATACTGATTGCAGCTTCGCTCACTGTATTCTTTTATTTTTATAGCCCTAAAACAACTCCACAAGTCTCTACAACGAACATTATTCCAGATGCTGAAGAGCAGACAGAAGATGCGCGTCTTGCAGATCCACGTATTGTAAAACTGGTGAACGAACACACTAAGAATACACCTTGGAAACTGAGTGAAACGCCTAAGCCTTCATTTAAAGAGAATCATGTGGTTCAGATCAATCATGAACTGACGATGACGAGCCCAGCTCAATCAGAAGACGAAACACAACAGTCCGCAAAGATAGCGCAAGCCAAATATGCTGCACAGTATATGTCGCCAGAACTGATTGACGTTTTATATCAAGAATATCATCAGAACGGTAAAGCCGTATTGGCAAGCTTTGGGATCAATCAAGTGTGCCAGATGGATGGCTGTAAATATCAGGTTTCACCAGAGTCATCACTGCTTCAGGCTTATCAAGGACAAGTCGAAAAAGGCGACACCATCGATAGTATCAATGGACAGTCTCTTACCAAAGTGACGGACTATCAAAGTGCCAAAAACCTCATTTTTCAAAATAACCCCACCATGATTCAACTGACATCAGCGCAGGGGAATCAACGCATTATTTACATTAATCACAGCAAGTCCTCACTCTCATCCAACTTATAATTTTTAGGATATAAAATCATGTATTTTAATACGTTAAAGACAGTTCTAAGTATTTCACTATTGGCAATCGCCTCTCAAGGGTACAGTGCTACGCCAGAAACCATGAACTTTATTGTCATGGGGGATACTGGTACTGGTGCAGACGCACAATACCAAGTTGCTCATGCTATTGAAAAAATATGTAAAGAGAAGACCTGTAACTTCGCGATAGGCATGGGTGACAATATCTATGAATATGGTGCAAATTCTGCGACAGACCCGCAGTTTCAAGACAAGTTTGAAAAACCTTACGCCAACCTAAACTTTCCATTCTTTATGGCGTTAGGAAATCATGATCAAAGCTTGGTCATGGCTGGTGATGGCGTTGCTTATTGGAAAGGCAGTGATGAGGTTAATTACTCTGCACATAGCTCTAAATGGAAAA comes from the Aquirhabdus parva genome and includes:
- a CDS encoding helix-turn-helix transcriptional regulator — its product is MPLKKQATVCKDLAMSRNGLFKLAAKDPTFPKPIKLGETRQSPVYYDADELTAWIESKKAARG
- a CDS encoding tyrosine-type recombinase/integrase produces the protein MAKITKPLTDAQCVAAKAKQSRYELFDGDGLIFRVNPSGTKTWRYRYKNHNGTPIITIGDYPAVTLTMARDKRREFESMLANGIDPKEQIELQLTKKENAHSLEKITRAWHAELTLKGAWGDDTALKTMRKFENHLFPLIGHKPIDNIEPQDIAQAITAIDDKGINRVARDLKAHLVRIFSYAIQKGYVKHNPAREMDGLLIAKKKKHYPQLKHDRLPEFFHRIDLYQRGAPITRLCTLLALHVFSRSSEIRFARWTEIDFDRQQWVIPASREAVEGVRYSDRGAKMAEEHLVPLSPQAIAILRQIQQYSGNYENVFPGRDDPKKFISENTVNKALQRMGYDTETDVCGHGFRGMACSALIQSKLYSEDAVERQMSHKERNEVRGAYTHMAEFLEERRSMMNWWSDYLDQNRQEHTTPHDYGLIIKERLNGVKIVPFPKVAS
- the dapD gene encoding 2,3,4,5-tetrahydropyridine-2,6-dicarboxylate N-succinyltransferase — encoded protein: MTQLASLIEQAFEDRLQFSPSNAPQDVRDAVAAALAGLDNGSLRVAEKIDGAWQVNQWLKKAVLLSFRLNDNVPMSGGDSIQYYDKVPTKFADWNEAQFQAAGIRVVPSAVARKGSFIARNVILMPSYVNIGAYVDEGTMVDTWATVGSCAQIGKNVHLSGGVGIGGVLEPLQANPTIIEDNCFIGARSEIVEGVIVEEGSVISMGVYIGQSTKIYDRETGEVTYGRVPAGSVVVAGNLPAANGQYSLYAAVIVKKVDAQTRSKTGLNELLRVD
- a CDS encoding cytochrome-c peroxidase, with the translated sequence MPEYSLSNPIKQPILRIRIITMACILVLLSACGSNKQEDSQQNKIKVNYDPYTSTPLSTRAEMGRKLFFEPALSASGKISCASCHNPSYAFGPPNALAVQLGGKDLHLQGIRAAPNLTYAKEAPQFAIGPSDDDHPRVITVNNNHSKLLTPHGGLFWDGRASSLKQQAIGPLMNPLEMANSSKKELIQSIKKLNYFNDLKKLIDPQKIANDDLFLSEVMFLIARYQSEDRVFSAYNSKYDLYLQQKVKLTDAEKRGLALFDDPKKGNCAACHLDKPRADGRPPLFTDYEYVALGVPRNFEIKANNNPAFFDLGICGPGRTDIYVTQSSNCGLFRTPTLRNVALRKAFFHNGKYHSLKDVINFYVNRDTRPERVYPKRADGTVDKFNDLPAKYQNNINFSDAPFTKTVGSLPVLSDADVQDLITFLGTLTDGYQSKANP